One segment of Polaribacter huanghezhanensis DNA contains the following:
- a CDS encoding acyl-CoA thioesterase produces the protein MHSKTPKESLTVLTDMVLPGETNPLNNLFGGEILARMDRACSIAARRHSRRIVVTASVNHVAFTKAVPVGSVVTVEAKVSRAFKSSMEIYVDVWIEDRESGERARVNEGIYTFVAVDETGSPVPVPQITPETALEKERFDGALRRKQLSLILSGKLEPNKATELKALFI, from the coding sequence ATGCATTCAAAAACTCCAAAAGAATCATTAACTGTTTTAACAGACATGGTTTTACCCGGCGAAACAAATCCTTTAAATAATTTATTTGGTGGAGAAATTCTTGCAAGAATGGATCGTGCTTGTAGCATTGCTGCTCGTCGTCATTCTAGAAGAATTGTTGTAACTGCATCTGTAAATCATGTTGCGTTTACAAAGGCAGTTCCGGTTGGAAGCGTGGTTACTGTAGAAGCAAAAGTTTCTCGTGCTTTTAAATCTTCTATGGAAATCTATGTAGATGTTTGGATTGAAGATAGAGAATCTGGAGAAAGAGCAAGAGTAAACGAAGGAATTTATACCTTTGTTGCTGTTGATGAAACTGGAAGTCCAGTTCCTGTTCCGCAAATTACACCAGAAACAGCACTAGAAAAAGAACGTTTTGATGGCGCATTAAGAAGAAAACAATTGAGCTTGATTTTATCTGGAAAACTGGAGCCAAACAAAGCGACTGAATTAAAAGCTTTGTTTATCTAA